GCGAGGAGGCGCGGCACGCCGAGCGGGCGCGGCGGCTGGGGATGCCGGCCGAGGTGATGGATCCGGCCGGCGTGGCGGCACTCGAGCCCGAACTCACGCTGAACGCGATCGGGGGCGTCTACTATCGCCTCGACTCCCACGTCACGCCGGAGCGGTTCCACGCCGCGCTCTCGCGCCTTGTACGCGAGCGCGGCGGGACGTTCGAGTGGGGCGCCGAGCTCCGCGATTGGAAGCGGCACGGCCGCGTCGTGCGCGCCGCGGTGACGTCGCGGGGAGAAATCGAGGCCGATGAATTCCTCGTCGCTGCCGGGTCGTGGTCGTCCCGGCTGGTCCGCTCCCTCGGGCTCAAGCCGCCGCTCCAGCCGGGGAAGGGTTACAGCCTGACGTTGAGCTCTCCACCAGAGCGCCCGCGCCGCGCGGTGCTGCTGCAAGAGAGCCGCGTCGCTCTCACGCCCATGGGCCGCGCGCTCCGCGTCGGCGGCACGCTGGAGCTGGGCGCGTTCGACGGCCGGATCAGCCCGCCGCGGGTGCGGGGGATTCTGCGCTCACTCTCGCGGCATCTCCCGGCGTTCCAGCCCGAGAATTTCAACGGCACGAACGCTTGGTGCGGGCACCGTCCCTGCACGCCGGACGGGCTCCCCTACGTCGGGCGCTTCGAGCGGTTCGAGAACCTGTCCGTCGCGACCGGGCACGCCATGATGGGGCTGAGCATGGCCCCCATCACCGGGAAGCTGATGGCCGAGCTGCTCTCGGGGGAGCCGCCCTCGATCGACATCTCGGCGCTCCGCCCGGACCGTTACCGCTGATGCCGCGTCGCCTGGCGAGACGCCCAGCGGCGCCGGGCCGCGCCGCGCCGGGCCGCGCCGCGCCGGGGCCACCCGCACCGCCCTGGGCGCTCATCGCGCCAGCGGTCCTCGCGTTGATCCTCGTCCTGCCCACGTTCTCGTTCACGTACCTCTTCGATGACTATGATTTTTTGGGGAGGGCGCAGAGCTTTCAGCTGAGCCAGCTGACCCCGGACCCGGGCACGCTCTTTTACCGGCCGCTCTCTCGCGAGATCTACTTTCGCGTCCTCTACCTGCTCGACCCGAACCAGCCCCTCTGGGGCCACTTGGCGAACGCGATTCTCCTGGTCGCGGCGATCCTCCTCTTGAGCTCCATCACGAGAAAGCTCGCGGGCCCACGCGCTGGGTACGTCGCGGGGACCTCCTTCGCCGCCCTGGGCGCCATCCCGATCCTTGTCGGCTGGGCGAGCGGCAGCCAGGATCTCCTGGCCATCGTCTTCGTCCTGGCGGCTCTCGCAGCGCAGCTCTCGAACCGGCCGGTCGTGGCGATGATTGGAATGGCCTGCGCGCTCCTCTCCAAGGAGACCGCGGTCGCGTTCGTTCCCGCGATCGCGCTCGCGCGCTGGGTCGTGGGCGAGCGGCCCTACAAGCTCGGTACAAGCCTCATCGGATTCGGCCTGCTGGTCGCAGCGTGGGGCGCGGCTCACCCCGGGATCCGGCTCCTCCTGTCGACCGGCATGGAGAGCGGGGGCCCGAGCGCGGCGTACTTGACGTGGAGCGGGGCAGACCGCTGGGCCTCGCTCGTCAAGGGCCTCGCCACGCTCGGGAACCTGCCGATCAGCGGGCCGGGCACGCCCTGGCCCGGCGAGCGGAACCCAACGCTCGCCGTCGCGGCCGCGGTCGTCCTGTTCGGGTTCTGGACGACGTGGCGCTTTCGCGCCGGATCGTTCGACAGGGGAACCGCGCAGGGTGGGATCGCTCCGGCGCCGCGCCTCGTCGCCCTTTCGCTATTCCTCGCGATCCCGCCGCTTCTGCTGGTCAGCTTCCTCGTGCGCTACTGGCAGCCCTACTACCTCTCCCTGGCCGCGATCGGTACGTCGATGCTTTTGGGGATCGGGCTCGCGCGCCTCCCGGCGCTTGTGGCGGCCGCGCTCGCCCTGGGATTTCTCGCGTTGGGGATCTGGTGCCGGGGGATGGATCTCGGGCCGGGGGTTCCGACCGAGCGCACCGTGCGGCCTCCGATGGAGCGGCTCCGTCGTGCGGAGGCCGAATTCCGAAAGCGCTTCCCGCGGATCGACTCGCCCGCTCACGTCTACGTCTCCGTCTACGCGCCGGAGGACAAAGCCGTCTCGATGCACTTGTTCCGATTCCAGGTGCTCCGGATCTGGTACCGGAACCACTCCGTCGACACGATGCACCCGGAGTGGCGCCGTCCGGATCCGCCCGAGGAGCGGCTGGCCTGGGTTGCGCCGGACATGAGCGTCCATGAGATCGATCCCAGGACGCTCGAGACGCGGCCTGCCCTCGCCGATTCCAGCTCGTACGAGTACGGCGCCACACTGCGCGCGTACGCCCAGGGGCTCGCCGCGTCGGGGCACACCGACCGCGCCGTGGAGATTCTTCTCCGGATGCCCGCTCCCGATCCGCTCGTGGCGGCGGTTCACCGCCGGCTCGCCGCGGCCCTTCTCCTCGCGGATGGAAGAGAGGCCGAGGCGGCGAAGCTCCTCCGAGCCACCCCACCGCTCGATCGAGAGGATGCCCTCGACGTGGCGGGGATGTTCCTTTCGAACCCGGCGCGGAGGGACATCGACGCTCCCGTTCTCGCCGCGCTGGGCCTCGCACCCGCGGACACTGCGGCCGTGCGCGGCGTGATGAGAAAGGTCGCGTTGACCGGCCGGCGGGAGGCGACGATCCGCTTCGCCCACCGCCTGCTCGCGATGACGCCGGGGGATTGGGAGGCGGAGGCGCTCCTCCGCTGGCTGCGGCAGGGGGCGGAGTCGAAGCGCGTGACGGTCCCCGTGGTCGCGGATTCCCTCTGGTGACCCGATGACCTTCGGCCGCGCGATGCTCGATCAATGGCTCCTGGATCCCGACGTCATCTACCTGAATCACGGCACGGTGGGCGCGACGCCCAGGCGCGTGCTCGCGAAGCAGCAGGCCATCCGCGACGAGATCGAGCGTCGGCCCTCGCAATTTCTCCTTCGGGAGCTGACGGGCGTCGCGCCCGTTGGGATGCCCCGGAGCGAGCCGCCTCTGCTCCGGGCGGCCGCGGCCGAGGTGGCGCCCTTCGTGGGCGCGAAGGGCGAGGACTTCATGTTCGTGGAGAACGCGACGACCGGGGTCAACGCGGTGCTCCGCTCGCTTGATCTGCGTGAAGGCGACGAGGTGTTGATCACCGACCACGTCTACGGCGCGGTCGCGAAGATCGCCGCGTTCGTCACCCGACCGCGTGGCGCGCGGGTCCGATCGATCGAGCTGCCCTACCCGGTCCCGGGCCCTGACGCCGTCGTTGCGGCCGTCCTCGCCGCGATCGGTCCACGGACGCGGGTCCTCATCGTCGAGCACGTCACGTCGGAGAGCGCGCTCGTGCTCCCGGTGCGGGAGATCGCGTCGGGCTGCCGCGCGAAGGGAGTTCGGGTCCTCGTGGACGGCGCGCACGCGCCCGGCGCTCTGCCGCTCGACGTTTCCTCACTCGGGGTCGACTGGTACTCGGCCAACCTCCACAAGTGGGCCTTCACGCCCCGCGCGTCGGGATTTCTGTGGGTCGCCCCGGAACGGCGCGAGGGGCTCCATCCGACCGTGATCTCGTGGGGACTGGGTCAAGGGTTGAGCGCCGAATTCGATCTGACGGGGACGCGCGATCCGTCGCCGTTTCTCGCGGCTCCCGAGGCGATCGCGTTCTTCCGGAGCCTGGGCGTCGAGGCGGTGCGCGCGTACAACCACGGCCTGGCGTGGGAATCGGCGCGGCACCTGAGCCGCCGGTGGGGAACGAAGCTGGGGATGGAGGAGCAGATGGTCGGCACCATGGCGACGGTCCAGCTTCCGGATCGCATGGGCTCGACGCCGGAGGACGCCGCGCGCCTCAGGGACGCGCTCCTCTTCGAGGACCGGATCGAGATCCAGCTACACGCCTGGCGCGATCGCCTCTGGGTGCGGGTGTCCGCGCAGGTTTACAACGACGTGAGGGACATCGAGCGGCTGGCCGCCGCCGTCGAGGCTCGCTAGCCGCCCCACGCCCGGCCGGGCGGGGGAGCGATCCGCTCCCCGCGCGTCCGAAACCGCTCGCTCTGTACTATTTCGTATGCCAGGGGAAAACCGAGAGGCCCACGCCCGCCAGCACCCGGTTCGCGCTCGCGTTGAATTCCCCGTCCGCGTTGCTCTCGTGCTGGTACCCCAAGCTCATGTTCACCGAGGCGGTCGATCCGACCAGAACCCGGATGCCGCCCGTGACCATCGGAGCAAGCACCGCGGTTTGGTCGAGCGCGAATCCGCCGTAGAAGAGCGCGCCGAATCCGACGTTCGCGTACGGGATCACGTTGCCGGCCGAATTGAAGTTGTACGTGAGCCCGGCCGAGGCGCCGAGCGCCGTGTCGCTGTTTCCATTCACCGACTGGTGCCGCGTCAAGAGGGCTCCCGTCACCTCGTAGTGCCTCGAGACGCAGAATCCCACCGTCGGCGCGATGTCGAGCCTCGTCGACGTCTCGACGTTCCCGTAGCCCTCGCGCTTAAAGTTCTGATGGCTGAAGGACACCGACGGCGAGAACTCCACCGAGCCCTCGGAGAGTTGATTGCCCGTCGCCGAGGGCGGACTGCCAGCCGCCGAAAGCGGAACCGCGAGCAGCGCCATCACGATCGGCACCGCGAGCCTCAAAGCCTGCGCCAGCGCTTTCATGGGTATCGCTCCTTCCTCGTTGTGTCTGTTTGGATGGATCGAGCCGCGGCCGGGAATGGCGCGGCATCCCCCGCCGGGCAGGATGGAGCAAAATCCGGGCCCGCGATATTGGCCCACCTCTTGCGACGCTGACGCTCGGGTTTCTCCGCATTGCTCGAGGGGGGTGTAATGCCGACGTCGTATTCCTTTCACGACACATTGATTGCGGCCCCATTCCGCGGCCGAGAGGGAGGGCGGGGCCAGAGGCGCGTCTCGGGCGGCGGTCGGGGACAGAGAGGGTGCGACCTCGCCGCCATTGCGATTTGCGTTCTCGCGATCGTCGGCGTGGGCTGCGACAAGCTGCTGACGTCGCCGCCGGCGCTGGGTGAGCGATTCGATCAGCCGATCCAGGGACTGGACAACGGGGAGCTTGGCGATTTCCAGGATGGGCAGGTCCAGTTCCGGCGCGCGTTCACCATCGCCGAAGGGCTGGGCCCGATCTTCAACAACGTCTCCTGCGCGTCGTGCCACAGCGGTGACGGCCGTGGCATCCCCGGGAACATCCTCGTCCGGTTCAGCCGTGGGACGGATCTGGTGATCGGGGAGGGCGGGCCACAGATTCAGGACAAAGCGATTCCTGGCGCGGTCGCCGAGCACCTGCCGGCCGGCGTCGACGTATCGCGGCGCATGCCGCCCGCGGTGTTCGGCGTGGGCCTGATCGAGGCGCTGACCGATTCCGTGATCCTCTCGCACGCCGACCCCGGCGACGCGGATGCCGACGGAATCTCGGGTCGCGCCAACATGGTCACTCCGCCTTCCTACGTCCCGGCCTCCGAGCCGGGCGCCGGACCGGGCCTCCGGGTCGGCCGGTTCGGGCGCAAGGCGGCGGTCACGTCCCTCTTCCAGCAGACGGTCACGGCGTACCACCAGGACATGGGCGTCACGTCTCCGGCTCTGCCCGACGAGAACGTGAACCCGCTCGCGCCGGCGGGGCTCCCGGATCCCGACCGCGCTCCCGATCCCGAAGTGAACGGAGGGCAGGTCAACGACGTCGAGCAGTACATGCGCATGCTCGCGCCCCCGACCCCCGGCGAGTGGACGGACCAGCGCCGCCGTGGGCAGACGCTCTTCGCGTCGGCGCGGTGCTCGGCCTGCCACATCCCGACGATGCGGACCGGAGCGCACGAGATCGAGGCGCTCTCGAATCGAGACGTCACGCTCTACTCCGACCTACTGCTCCACGACCTGGGTCCCGGGCTCGCGGACAATCGCCCTGACGGCGACGCCGACGGCCAGGAATGGCGGACGGCCCCCCTCTGGGGTCTGCGCATCGCGCGGGAGTTCCTGAACGGCCAGCTCTTCCTCCTCCACGACGGGCGCGCCCACAGCGTGGACGAGGCGATCCGCCTTCATGGCGGGGAAGCCGCCTCGGCGCGCGACGCGTTCCTCGCCATGCCGCCGGCGGACCGCGCGGCGGTTCTCGATTTCGTGGAGTCCCGATGAGCGCGCGCGTGTCGATCGCGGCCGCGGGAGCCGCGACGCTTCTGGCGCTGCTCGCGGCGGGCGCGAGCGGGGCGACGGCGGACGTGAGCGGCGCGACGGCGGGCGCGAGCGGCGCGACGCAGCCCGTCCGCATGGCGTCACCGATTCGCACGGCAGCGCCGCCGCGGGAGGAGCCTTCGCCCTGGCCTCTTCACGAGGGTCCTTACCACGGCAGCCTGGATCGGATCGCCTTCGGGGCGTACGGCGAGCTTCGCTTCGCCGAGGACCGGGTTCGCGGCGTCACCGATCCGGAGTGGTTCTCGGTCGGTCGGATCGGCGGCTTCGCGACCGCGCGGCTTCATCCCCGGGTCGAGATCCTGGCCGAGGGAGCCTGGGATCAGGGCACGGACGATTTCTCTCTCGAGCAGGCCGAGCTTCGGTATCGCCTCAAGCGATCGATGCAGCTCCACGCCGGCGTCTTCCTCGTCCCCCTGGGGCGCACCAACCTCCAGCACGACGGTCCCGCGTATGAGTTCGCCGAGCGCTCGCTGCCCGCGACCCAGCTGGTCGGCGTGCCCAACGCACAGATGGGCATCGGCCTTCGCGCGGTTGGCGGAACGTTCTCCGGTTGGCCTCTCTCGTACGAAGTCGCCGTTGTGACCGGGTACGACGACGGCCTCATCATGGACGCCGTCGGCGGCACCCGGGTTCCGAAGGGCCGGAACAATTACGGGGACAATAACGGCATTCCGGCGCTCTCCGTCCGCGTGGCCGCCCGCCCGTCGCGCACGTCGGAAATCGGCCTCGCGGCGCAGAGCGGCCAATACAACAAGACGGTCTTGGGCGGCGTGACCGTCGACCGCGCGCGGTACCTCCACGTTCTGGTCGCCGACGCCA
This portion of the Candidatus Eisenbacteria bacterium genome encodes:
- a CDS encoding thiol oxidoreductase produces the protein MPTSYSFHDTLIAAPFRGREGGRGQRRVSGGGRGQRGCDLAAIAICVLAIVGVGCDKLLTSPPALGERFDQPIQGLDNGELGDFQDGQVQFRRAFTIAEGLGPIFNNVSCASCHSGDGRGIPGNILVRFSRGTDLVIGEGGPQIQDKAIPGAVAEHLPAGVDVSRRMPPAVFGVGLIEALTDSVILSHADPGDADADGISGRANMVTPPSYVPASEPGAGPGLRVGRFGRKAAVTSLFQQTVTAYHQDMGVTSPALPDENVNPLAPAGLPDPDRAPDPEVNGGQVNDVEQYMRMLAPPTPGEWTDQRRRGQTLFASARCSACHIPTMRTGAHEIEALSNRDVTLYSDLLLHDLGPGLADNRPDGDADGQEWRTAPLWGLRIAREFLNGQLFLLHDGRAHSVDEAIRLHGGEAASARDAFLAMPPADRAAVLDFVESR
- a CDS encoding FAD-dependent oxidoreductase — its product is MAIVGGGVIGLSCAYYLLERGHRVTVIERGAQGHDCCSLGNAGYISPSHFLPLAAPGIMGQAIRWMGNPESPFYVPPRLDPGLISFGWRFWRASTPKRAHGAGPLLRDLNLASRALFVDLAGRTQNEFELVQGGLLTLFQTERAFGEEARHAERARRLGMPAEVMDPAGVAALEPELTLNAIGGVYYRLDSHVTPERFHAALSRLVRERGGTFEWGAELRDWKRHGRVVRAAVTSRGEIEADEFLVAAGSWSSRLVRSLGLKPPLQPGKGYSLTLSSPPERPRRAVLLQESRVALTPMGRALRVGGTLELGAFDGRISPPRVRGILRSLSRHLPAFQPENFNGTNAWCGHRPCTPDGLPYVGRFERFENLSVATGHAMMGLSMAPITGKLMAELLSGEPPSIDISALRPDRYR
- a CDS encoding aminotransferase class V-fold PLP-dependent enzyme translates to MTFGRAMLDQWLLDPDVIYLNHGTVGATPRRVLAKQQAIRDEIERRPSQFLLRELTGVAPVGMPRSEPPLLRAAAAEVAPFVGAKGEDFMFVENATTGVNAVLRSLDLREGDEVLITDHVYGAVAKIAAFVTRPRGARVRSIELPYPVPGPDAVVAAVLAAIGPRTRVLIVEHVTSESALVLPVREIASGCRAKGVRVLVDGAHAPGALPLDVSSLGVDWYSANLHKWAFTPRASGFLWVAPERREGLHPTVISWGLGQGLSAEFDLTGTRDPSPFLAAPEAIAFFRSLGVEAVRAYNHGLAWESARHLSRRWGTKLGMEEQMVGTMATVQLPDRMGSTPEDAARLRDALLFEDRIEIQLHAWRDRLWVRVSAQVYNDVRDIERLAAAVEAR